In Cynocephalus volans isolate mCynVol1 chromosome 13, mCynVol1.pri, whole genome shotgun sequence, a genomic segment contains:
- the CLDN23 gene encoding claudin-23, giving the protein MRTPLVMTLGVVLAPCGLLLDLTATLAPGWRLLKGFLDQPVDVVLYQGLWDMCREQSSQQRECGRPDEWGYFAAQPVLVARGLMVTSLATAALGLLLATLGVRCWRDEPRFALAGVSGVVLFVAGLFGLIPVSWYNHVLGDRAVLPAPASPVTLQVGYSLVLGYLGSCLLLLGGCSLALSLAPWCEERCRRGRKAPPAGPRRSSISTVYGDWPEPALTPAIKNYSQGYHRPPPARLPAAAAAKPKVGFPMPRPPPKAYANPADVLDGEAGRAADSQGASSRSTRPCHSSLPCDSDL; this is encoded by the coding sequence ATGCGCACCCCGCTGGTGATGACGCTCGGCGTGGTGCTGGCGCCCTGCGGGCTGCTGCTCGACCTGACGGCCACGCTGGCGCCCGGCTGGCGGCTGCTGAAGGGCTTCCTCGACCAGCCGGTGGACGTGGTGCTGTACCAGGGCCTGTGGGACATGTGTCGCGAGCAGAGCAGCCAGCAGCGCGAGTGCGGCCGGCCGGACGAGTGGGGCTACTTCGCCGCCCAGCCCGTGCTGGTGGCGCGGGGCTTGATGGTCACGTCGCTGGCCACCGCGgccctggggctgctgctggcGACGCTGGGCGTGCGCTGCTGGCGGGACGAGCCGCGCTTCGCGCTGGCCGGCGTCTCGGGCGTCGTGCTCTTCGTCGCCGGCCTCTTCGGCCTCATCCCCGTGTCCTGGTACAACCACGTGTTGGGGGACCGCGCCGTCCTGCCCGCCCCGGCCAGCCCGGTCACGCTGCAGGTCGGCTACAGCCTGGTGCTGGGCTACCTGGGcagctgcctgctgctgctgggcGGCTGCTCGCTGGCGCTCAGCCTCGCGCCCTGGTGCGAGGAGCGCTGTCGCCGCGGCCGCAAGGCGCCCCCGGCCGGCCCGCGCCGCAGCAGCATCAGCACCGTCTACGGGGACTGGCCCGAGCCCGCGCTCACGCCCGCCATCAAGAACTACAGCCAGGGCTACCACCGGCCGCCGCCCGCCCGgctccccgccgccgccgccgccaagCCCAAGGTCGGCTTCCCCATGCCGCGGCCGCCGCCCAAGGCCTACGCCAACCCCGCGGACGTGCTCGACGGCGAGGCGGGGAGGGCGGCCGACTCCCAGGGCGCCTCGTCGCGCAGCACCCGGCCCTGCCACAGCTCGCTGCCCTGCGACTCCGACCTGTAG